The following proteins come from a genomic window of Tenebrio molitor chromosome 9, icTenMoli1.1, whole genome shotgun sequence:
- the LOC138139183 gene encoding cathepsin B-like cysteine proteinase 4 has protein sequence MKNLWITLFVTVLTVQSSVAVFNPPEDFWGHVKHNDKYYEWESGKGKTSEKLYDRFRKRKHADKQDDFPVLKHKLESLPDIPKSFHYFGKWAACIDAFINGNLNEGSCDASWAMIPASILSDRLCIESNGNITSRLSTEDLLACCPECVTQRNGCDGGIVQNVFQFWMMQGIVSGGPYNKSEGCMPYSKSSFVDQKSSECEIRCTNPNFGTSYIADKHFGSLSYTLPNDELQIQVEIITHGPVVAEMTVYEDLLYYSSGIYEHVVGEKIGTEVVKIIGWSSDESVTGKSDDDRVNYWIVVTSWGDEWGVKGSFKIVRGTNQCGIESKVRAGRTSPWLDKDEYFEIRARPSPRSAERRSLLVAPIWFIIMSVINSVVLI, from the exons ATGAAGAATTTATGGATTACTCTTTTTGTCACTGTCCTTACTGTACAATCTAGTGTCGCAGTTTTTAACCCTCCTGAAGATTTTTGGGGCCACGTAAAACACAATGACAAGTATTACGAATGGGAGTCCGGGAAAGGCAAGACCTCCGAGAAATTGTACGATCGTTTTCGGAAAAGAAAGCACGCCGACAAACAAGACGACTTTCCTGTGCTGAAACACAAACTTGAATCACTACCAGATATTCCCAAATCGTTTCACTATTTCGGCAAATGGGCCGCTTGCATTGATGCATTCATTAATGGTAACCTAAATGAAGGAAGTTGCGACGCTAGCTgg GCGATGATACCAGCTTCGATTTTGAGCGACAGATTGTGCATTGAGAGTAACGGAAACATCACGAGTCGTCTCTCTACAGAAGATCTACTCGCGTGTTGTCCCGAATGTGTTACACAACGAAATGGTTGCGATGGAGGGATTGTGCAGAATGTGTTCCAGTTTTGGATGATGCAAGGCATTGTTTCAGGTGGACCTTACAATAAATCAGAA GGCTGCATGCCGTACTCGAAATCTTCGTTTGTGGACCAGAAAAGTAGCGAGTGTGAGATACGATGCACCAATCCCAACTTTGGCACTTCGTACATAGCAGATAAACATTTCGGATCACTCTCGTACACACTACCAAACGATGAATTACAGATACAGGTTGAAATTATAACACATGGTCCTGTTGTGGCAGAAATGACGGTGTACGAAGACCTTCTATATTATAGCAGTG GGATTTATGAACACGTTGTAGGGGAAAAAATTGGAACTGAAGTTGTTAAAATCATCGGGTGGTCCTCAGATGAAAGCGTAACCGGCAAAAGCGATGATGACCGTGTAAATTACTGGATCGTAGTGACCAGTTGGGGTGATGAGTGGGGAGTAAAAGGATCATTCAAAATTGTCAGAGGTACGAATCAGTGCGGCATTGAATCGAAAGTAAGGGCAGGGAGGACGTCTCCATGGCTGGACAAGGATGAATATTTCGAAATCCGAGCACGACCATCACCTAGATCAGCTGAGCGTAGATCATTGCTTGTCGCACCTATATGGTTCATCATCATGTCTGTTATAAACAGTGTTGTTTTAATATAA
- the LOC138138052 gene encoding cathepsin B-like: protein MKILPIIILFIQLRLAAFQWKRFDGDPTTRRTTKKTRYKFKDSLDIVRYYGSTGPVSGFRSNFPNVTAEYLESLVGHEDLLRTHDELEVLHHKPESLSKLPKDFDARKEWPICEPIIGHVREQGQCDAAWAVVPASVMSDTLCIESNGKELVHLSAEDIITCCSECRETNGCEGGLMYKVWDFWMETGIVTGGEYSSEQGCKPYTESSFKSHTATSCESSCSTENYQKTYSEDKNKGALAYRLPREEKQIRAELKSHGPVTAVIAVHIDFLNYQDGVYTHETGEEIGTHVVKIIGWGEEKKKKYWLAANSWGNQWGNMGGFFKIERGTDHCGIESDVRSGRISKKLSPREFLEKYDPAKGSSESRRLILSFAWMLILWLTTVTLLF, encoded by the exons ATGAAAATATTGccgataattattttatttattcagctCAGACTAGCAGCATTCCAGTGGAAGAGGTTTGATGGTGACCCAACAACACGgagaacaacaaaaaaaacacgTTATAAGTTTAAAGATTCTTTAGACATAGTGAGGTATTACGGTTCAACTGGTCCAGTTAGTGGCTTTCGCAGCAATTTTCCAAACGTGACGGCAGAATACTTAGAAAGTCTTGTCGGACACGAGGACTTGTTAAGGACCCACGACGAACTAGAGGTGCTGCACCACAAACCGGAGTCCTTATCGAAATTACCGAAAGATTTCGACGCCAGAAAGGAGTGGCCGATTTGTGAGCCCATAATTGGGCACGTCAGAGAGCAAGGACAGTGCGACGCCGCTTGG GCGGTGGTGCCTGCTTCGGTGATGAGCGACACGTTGTGCATCGAAAGCAACGGAAAAGAGCTGGTCCATCTGTCTGCAGAGGACATAATCACGTGCTGTTCCGAATGCAGAGAGACAAATGGTTGCGAGGGGGGCTTGATGTACAAGGTGTGGGATTTCTGGATGGAAACTGGCATCGTCACCGGTGGCGAGTATAGCTCAGAACAG GGGTGCAAACCGTACACCGAGTCCAGTTTTAAAAGTCACACAGCTACGAGCTGCGAGTCGAGCTGCTCCACTGAAAATTACCAAAAGACTTACTCAGAAGACAAAAATAAGGGCGCCCTCGCATACAGGCTACCGAgagaagaaaaacaaataagagcTGAATTGAAGAGTCATGGACCTGTCACAGCGGTGATAGCGGTACatatagattttttaaattatcagGATG GGGTCTACACGCACGAGACAGGTGAAGAAATTGGTACTCACGTGGTGAAAATTATTGGTTGGGGTGaagagaaaaagaagaaatattGGTTAGCGGCAAACAGTTGGGGTAATCAGTGGGGGAACATGGGgggatttttcaaaatcgaaAGGGGTACGGATCATTGTGGCATCGAGTCAGACGTAAGGTCAGGACGAATCTCTAAGAAATTGAGCCCTCgtgaatttttggaaaaatatgaCCCTGCTAAAGGTTCATCTGAATCAAGACGACTGATTTTGTCGTTTGCTTGGATGCTGATTTTATGGTTGACCACTGTTACTTTATTGTTTTGA